The DNA region TGTCAAGCTTTGTTAAGCAAATGGGATGAGTTGAAGCCGTCAACGCATAAGGTTGTGTCTTTAGTTTCAATGGTGAAGAGAATCGAAAAGGAGAAAGAATGTCTCATCTTGAATCTTGCTAAAGCAGAGCAAGAAGTTGAACTTGTTATGGAGCAAAACAGGGACCTGGATAAAGAAAACCGCATGCTGTTGAGGCAATGTTCTGTAGAGAGAAGCAATGGATCTGACAAGTTCAGCAAAAGGAAGAGTCCCAAGTTGATGATGACCAGCCCTATCGACAAGAGGATTGAGTTGAGCAGCCAAGATTTCCATGATgcttaaaaattttagatacacAAAGATTAGTAGTAACTTGTTTAGGATATTTAAGGTGCTAATGAtgattggttttttattttttttttgaatctttttttggtaattatgAATATATCAATGAAGGTTTTCTGGCTATTTGTTTAGGTAAGTAGAGAAATGATGTTGTGAGGGACAAGTTCTGACTAAGCCACAACGcaaattatgtataaaaatatgagAGACTCGGAGCATTCATTCTCTCACCCATTGGAATCACgcaatttaaaaatcaaatacatTTCCATCATGTTCGAAGTTCTTCTACACCACCGCCACTAGTCAACTGGATTTGGAAatgctttttatttgtttaatcttgTATACTGCATCTGACAATTAGTGTGCTGATGATATGTTGTATTGGGCTAAACATGTTTCagttaaatgaaaagaaaaataaccaataaaaagattataattttgtCCAATAAGTTTCTAATTGCTTGCTCCTACATCGTCTTCTTTCTTGTCACCAAAtctctttcaacttttttaaaaatttggttttgaaaagaTGGCTAAAAGACTACTAAAAAAGAGTGGGCTTTGGTTTTGTCTTCTTCCAAAATGGCTTTCTTAAAATCTTCTTTTCATACGATGTATCCTACACTGgccaaaaacataaatataagtcgaagaaaaaagaacaagaaaaaaaaagccttttgggatataattattttattttataattattatttttgagaaattacTACAATTTTAGggttctcttcctctcttcggGCGAAAATAAAAAgccctttctttttctttgttgtctttcttttcttatcttctCTCTCGTCTTATAATCTCTCTTGTCTCTCCCCTCTCTtgtctctctcctctctcataCAATACATACATATCTTCTCTTTCCCCAATCTCTCTCAGagttttctctctcctctctctccagAAGGGCAAAAAAATTCCCTTAAAGAGCCCCCGTTTTGTTTAACCCCAACCCTCTTCTCATGTAAGTTTTCTCTCTCCTAATCCATTTCCATCTAAAACTATAAACATcatctctctccctccctcctctctctctttctccctctttcttctctccactTTCCATTTTACATTTGTTCCTTTTTGTTGTACTGTACCCTGCTTTTCTCCAAATCTTAGAAATCCATGTCCTGTTTCATTAGATCTAGCTTTAGATTTATCAGATCTATGAATCTGCATGTGTGTTTTGCCAAGTTATTTCGAAATGATGTCTCGAATTATCGAATTCATGTTTATCATCCaccttgattttttgtttctgggTATCTCCAagatctgatcttttttttgtatttcttatACATTGTTGCTCTGGAATCTGGATATAAAGTAATGTTTTTTAAGGGTTTTAATTCAGACATGTGCattatttgattggttttaTTTAAGATTCTTAGTCTTGGTTCTGTCTGAATTTTGGATCTGAATCGTaatgacgtttttttttttttattattgtagatctttgaaaTGGATGACGATGGGTTTCGCAATTGGGGTTACTATGAACCAGCGGCTGCTACTTTCAAAGGTAATCTCGGTTTGCAGCTAATGTCAACCATTGATCGGAACACTAAACCGTTTTTACCCGGGCGTGATCCGAATCTAATGATCGGACCTAACGGGTCGTATCACCACCAAGAGCCTCCAATCCACATGAGCTACAATTGGATTAACCAACAGAAGGACAAGTTCTTCAACATGTTGCCTGTAACTACCGCTCCTAATTACGGTAATGTCCTTCCCGAGACTTCCTCTGCTCCGTCGATGCAGATGAatcttcatcaccatcatcaaacCGAGGAGAACCCGGTTGTTAAGTTGGAAGATGAGGTTGTTCAGAcgaataagaagagaaagactAATTCAAAAGCTGGCTCGGCGACGACGACAAAGGCTAAGAAGCCACGGAAACCAAAGGATGagaacaccaacaacaacaacaacaacaatactaaTAATGTTTCACGAGTGAAACCTGCTAAGAAGAGTGTCGACATGGTGATAAACGGAGTGAGTATGGACATTTCGGGTCTTCCTGTCCCGGTCTGCACTTGCACTGGAGCTCCTCAGCAATGCTACCGTTGGGGATGTGGCGGTTGGCAATCAGCGTGCTGCACCACGAACATCTCGATGCATCCGTTACCTATGAGTACTAAACGCCGTGGAGCTAGGATCTCGGGAAGGAAGATGAGTCAAGGTGCGTTTAAGAAGGTTCTTGAGAAACTTGCTTCTGATGGGTTTAACTTTGGTAATCCGATTGATCTTAAGAGTCATTGGGCAAGACATGGAACTAACAAGTTCGTCACAATCAGATGATTTAGTATCTTGATTAGTAAAAGACGTGAGTGTGTTTCCCGACGGCTTTTTCGATCTCTTTCGGGGATGGAATCTCTCAGTGATGATGGTTGTATATATTCAACAAATCCGAAAATCTTGTGACCTTTCTAAAAAATCCTGTCTGCAATCTGAGTTCGAAACTGTGTTTTCAGGTAAAACCATCTTCGTTGTTGTAGGGTTTGGAAAGCAgagttctctgctttttttaACCACTTTttatatcatcatcatacattgctttgtttttgttttgtttgtctcgTCTCTGTTGAGTTTCTGAGGAAGAAGGTTGTCTGAGAAAATCTTCGaggaaatttatttatttttgtactttNTTCCCGAGACTTCCTCTGCTCCGTCGATGCAGATGAatcttcatcaccatcatcaaacCGAGGAGAACCCGGTTGTTAAGTTGGAAGATGAGGTTGTTCAGAcgaataagaagagaaagactAATTCAAAAGCTGGCTCGGCGACGACGACAAAGGCTAAGAAGCCACGGAAACCAAAGGATGagaacaccaacaacaacaacaacaacaatactaaTAATGTTTCACGAGTGAAACCTGCTAAGAAGAGTGTCGACATGGTGATAAACGGAGTGAGTATGGACATTTCGGGTCTTCCTGTCCCGGTCTGCACTTGCACTGGAGCTCCTCAGCAATGCTACCGTTGGGGATGTGGCGGTTGGCAATCAGCGTGCTGCACCACGAACATCTCGATGCATCCGTTACCTATGAGTACTAAACGCCGTGGAGCTAGGATCTCGGGAAGGAAGATGAGTCAAGGTGCGTTTAAGAAGGTTCTTGAGAAACTTGCTTCTGATGGGTTTAACTTTGGTAATCCGATTGATCTTAAGAGTCATTGGGCAAGACATGGAACTAACAAGTTCGTCACAATCAGATGATTTAGTATCTTGATTAGTAAAAGACGTGAGTGTGTTTCCCGACGGCTTTTTCGATCTCTTTCGGGGATGGAATCTCTCAGTGATGATGGTTGTATATATTCAACAAATCCGAAAATCTTGTGACCTTTCTAAAAAATCCTGTCTGCAATCTGAGTTCGAAACTGTGTTTTCAGGTAAAACCATCTTCGTTGTTGTAGGGTTTGGAAAGCAgagttctctgctttttttaACCACTTTttatatcatcatcatacattgctttgtttttgttttgtttgtctcgTCTCTGTTGAGTTTCTGAGGAAGAAGGTTGTCTGAGAAAATCTTCGaggaaatttatttatttttgtactttttttttcttctttttgttatctttttctaAAGCATTTTACTGACTTGTAACAGACAttcttttaattaaatgttttttctattttccagATTTACCGGTATTTGTACTTGCTTACGTATATAGTAGTTGAAAACACACATATTTTAAGATTTGATGTCTGAATGTATGAAGAGATAGACTGAGTTGTGTTTACGAACTCCTAAGATTTGTCCCAAGCTAGTAATGAAATGTGGCGCTAAATTAAAACGAATATGAACAATAATAACACAACAATCCAAATTAATACAGAacagaaacataattaaaagCTAATTAAGTCAGGAATATCAACAACTCTCGGAGGAGGTGAAACAGGTGCTTCCTCATCATCCTGATCAAGTGTTATCAAATCAGAAAGAGTCAATTtcgtctctctttcttcttcttcttcttcaacgatCTCTGCATCTTCCTCACACAAATCTGTCTCCGTTGCTTCTCGTCGATCTTCTTTTACCTCTGTCCTCACAAGTTCATGGAGATGTAACACGTCCGCTTCAGGAATCGTTACGAAATCAGGAACCTTTTGAGCATTAGAGACTCCCAAATCtctacaaaactcaaaatactTGACAAGCTCTTTACTCTGAACCATAGATTTAGTAACGATCTTCAACGCCAAATCTGTCTCTGTTTTCCTAATCTTGGAATGTACGTTAGGTAAAACTTCAGCAATCCGACGACAAATCCAACCATAAATCTCCAGAATCTCACTAACCACATTCTCCATTGCTTCATCGATCAAAGGTATGTTCATGTTCTCACCAATTGGTTTAATCCTAATCAACGAATCCACGATTACTTGCATCTTACGTATGATCACAAGTCGAATCATAACCGACGATTCCTCATCGTACCGATGACGGTTCCCATCGTGGAACAGAATCGATCTCCGATCAAGAAACGCGAAATAAGCTCGTACGAAGAGACTAAACCCACCGGTTTTGCTCATGATCCGTGAACTACCTTGGCCGAAACTCGAAAGATCGAACGGTAACCGTCCGATCGATTCTGCCACGGTGGTCTTACAGAGGAAGAAGCCGTGCATCAGCATTAAGCCTTTCAATGCAACCGCCCAGCTTCGCGTGCGTGTCACGCGAGACGAGATTGCGCTTATTAGAGGCTTGAGGCTGGACGGGCTAGCGAGGACATGACGGTAGATGAATTGAGCGCTCTCCGTGTCAATTGAGAGCTCGTCGTGGCTCGTAGCTTTCACGACTGCTGCTGTAAGAATGTCGTCCGCCGCGATTAGGCTTGGTCCGTCTTTGATAACAACGGCGGCGCGATTCCACAGCTTCATCTCCGTcctattttggtttttaattttgttgttttatatttcGCGCTTTATAACTTACTTCGAATTTTCTTATAATGTCAATTGATTTGCTGGTTTACAACTAATTAGATAAGAATAAGCTAAATTTAAGAAAATCTCAGTTTTGACCGAAATTAACAAGAAATACTTGATGTCATTTGCTAAATTATTATCTTCcaatttttttcagttttattctATTGACATTGTACATAATAAGTAGATTAGGGTCGGTTCACTATATGTTTGTATGATTTTGTTTGACTCAA from Camelina sativa cultivar DH55 chromosome 3, Cs, whole genome shotgun sequence includes:
- the LOC104773484 gene encoding putative clathrin assembly protein At1g14686; translation: MKLWNRAAVVIKDGPSLIAADDILTAAVVKATSHDELSIDTESAQFIYRHVLASPSSLKPLISAISSRVTRTRSWAVALKGLMLMHGFFLCKTTVAESIGRLPFDLSSFGQGSSRIMSKTGGFSLFVRAYFAFLDRRSILFHDGNRHRYDEESSVMIRLVIIRKMQVIVDSLIRIKPIGENMNIPLIDEAMENVVSEILEIYGWICRRIAEVLPNVHSKIRKTETDLALKIVTKSMVQSKELVKYFEFCRDLGVSNAQKVPDFVTIPEADVLHLHELVRTEVKEDRREATETDLCEEDAEIVEEEEEERETKLTLSDLITLDQDDEEAPVSPPPRVVDIPDLISF
- the LOC104773468 gene encoding protein BASIC PENTACYSTEINE2 isoform X1 — encoded protein: MDDDGFRNWGYYEPAAATFKGNLGLQLMSTIDRNTKPFLPGRDPNLMIGPNGSYHHQEPPIHMSYNWINQQKDKFFNMLPVTTAPNYGNVLPETSSAPSMQMNLHHHHQTEENPVVKLEDEVVQTNKKRKTNSKAGSATTTKAKKPRKPKDENTNNNNNNNTNNVSRVKPAKKSVDMVINGVSMDISGLPVPVCTCTGAPQQCYRWGCGGWQSACCTTNISMHPLPMSTKRRGARISGRKMSQGAFKKVLEKLASDGFNFGNPIDLKSHWARHGTNKFVTIR
- the LOC104773468 gene encoding protein BASIC PENTACYSTEINE2 isoform X2, with the translated sequence MDDDGFRNWGYYEPAAATFKGNLGLQLMSTIDRNTKPFLPGRDPNLMIGPNGSYHHQEPPIHMSYNWINQQKDKFFNMLPVTTAPNYGNVLPETSSAPSMQMNLHHHHQTEENPVVKLEDEVVQTNKKRKTNSKAGSATTTKAKKPRKPKDENTNNNNNNNTNNVSRVKPAKKSVDMVINGVSMDISGLPVPVCTCTGAPQQCYRWGCGGWQSACCTTNISMHPLPMSTKRRGARISGRKMSQGAFKKVLEKLASDGFNFGNPIDLKSHWARHGTNKFVTIR